A portion of the Avibacterium sp. 20-132 genome contains these proteins:
- a CDS encoding phospholipase D-like domain-containing protein, whose amino-acid sequence MSKNRYPTIVISKATGQGKLNQSWFLRQDACNEMGAERPVIVQPPPATPATFQPLINGQTTFETLYDFIAKAKHSIDIAIWGFQPSMLFKRDGESPCIGRLLIQKAVEGREVKVLVWSMWIDFQTVKGLGEANLGNAPGLMPFQQKGKAYQSEAQRAYDYWWYRAVAGKIGEKDLAELNRLNEVYSETVFRGAFTELYGFSFSDNRVKLQVKKRSVKSHFNHYPEASALPVMNRLVLYVSPSHHQKTVLIDYIDPPNAVGFVLEHNMLDEYWDESTHYSRPITPYTQRNAPIPLQDVSSLVTGKVLWDINHNFCQSWDRSDSRNLVGWVDREAREAYNTPLAADRRRSVLTRDSFAPRSELGELIMAQILRTYDNPKEEHIRAMYLENIKKASHFIYTENQYFRWTELVRAYQSHWQRLKDNGREVSQPLYWFVVTNSSDAGIGSGTYNTYQMLKLLGREDVLPGVSTQLDSDNTNDGDYTKYDDYRNKRQELEEQLETLTAQEERGQGGVAVAQKKAAVLEELSALSEQEQQAIQAQYEEMKQLKREVSDAVGIRTHICTLTSMDAWQEVYIHSKVTIIDDVFTFIGSANLNTRSMQVDTELGIISECQAVARALRYDLWSLHTNHNSEVNPKEMNRFERTKVVFDKWEKLMDINRKQRYKQRLPHQPLCEFLRLTTEISRSD is encoded by the coding sequence ATGTCAAAAAACCGCTATCCAACCATTGTTATTTCAAAGGCCACAGGCCAAGGGAAGTTAAACCAAAGTTGGTTTTTACGGCAAGATGCCTGTAACGAGATGGGGGCGGAAAGGCCGGTGATTGTTCAGCCACCACCTGCAACACCGGCGACGTTTCAGCCATTGATTAATGGTCAAACAACTTTTGAAACCCTGTATGATTTTATCGCTAAGGCAAAACATTCTATCGACATTGCAATTTGGGGTTTTCAACCTTCCATGCTTTTTAAGCGAGATGGGGAATCTCCTTGTATTGGTCGATTATTGATACAAAAAGCCGTAGAAGGCAGAGAGGTTAAGGTTTTAGTATGGAGTATGTGGATAGACTTCCAAACCGTAAAAGGCTTGGGAGAGGCCAATTTAGGAAATGCACCGGGGTTAATGCCTTTCCAGCAAAAAGGTAAAGCATATCAGAGCGAGGCTCAGCGCGCTTATGATTATTGGTGGTATCGTGCGGTGGCGGGCAAGATAGGAGAAAAGGATTTAGCCGAGTTAAACCGATTAAATGAAGTTTATTCGGAAACGGTGTTTAGAGGGGCTTTTACAGAACTTTATGGCTTTAGTTTCAGTGATAATCGTGTGAAATTGCAAGTGAAAAAACGCAGTGTGAAAAGTCATTTTAATCATTATCCTGAGGCCAGTGCGTTGCCTGTTATGAACCGGCTCGTATTGTATGTTTCCCCTTCCCATCATCAAAAGACGGTGCTGATTGATTATATTGACCCACCTAATGCAGTGGGATTCGTATTAGAGCATAATATGCTTGATGAGTATTGGGATGAAAGTACTCATTACAGCCGTCCTATCACGCCATATACGCAACGTAACGCCCCGATACCGTTGCAAGATGTTTCTTCTTTAGTAACGGGAAAGGTATTGTGGGATATCAACCATAATTTTTGCCAATCTTGGGATAGAAGTGATAGCCGTAATTTGGTGGGATGGGTTGACCGAGAGGCAAGGGAAGCCTACAACACGCCTTTGGCCGCAGATAGACGAAGAAGTGTGCTAACGCGAGATTCGTTTGCCCCACGTTCTGAGTTGGGTGAATTAATTATGGCGCAAATCTTACGCACTTATGATAATCCGAAAGAAGAGCATATCCGAGCGATGTATTTGGAGAATATCAAAAAGGCGAGCCATTTTATTTATACGGAAAACCAATATTTTCGCTGGACAGAATTGGTGCGAGCGTATCAATCCCATTGGCAACGATTGAAAGACAATGGGCGAGAGGTCAGCCAACCGTTATATTGGTTTGTGGTGACCAATTCCAGTGATGCGGGAATTGGTAGTGGAACCTATAACACCTATCAAATGCTCAAGCTATTGGGGCGAGAGGATGTGCTGCCGGGGGTAAGCACCCAGTTGGATAGTGACAACACGAATGATGGCGATTATACCAAATATGATGATTATCGAAATAAAAGGCAAGAGCTAGAAGAGCAGCTTGAAACCTTAACTGCACAAGAGGAACGCGGGCAAGGTGGAGTGGCGGTTGCCCAGAAAAAAGCGGCAGTTTTAGAGGAGTTATCTGCATTAAGCGAGCAGGAGCAACAGGCGATTCAGGCACAATATGAAGAGATGAAACAACTCAAACGCGAAGTCAGTGATGCAGTGGGGATTCGGACGCATATTTGCACGCTAACCTCAATGGATGCGTGGCAAGAGGTGTATATTCATTCGAAAGTTACGATTATTGATGATGTGTTTACCTTTATTGGCTCAGCCAATCTGAATACCCGCAGTATGCAGGTGGATACGGAGTTGGGGATTATTTCGGAGTGTCAGGCTGTAGCAAGGGCGTTGCGTTATGATTTATGGAGTTTACATACTAATCATAATTCGGAGGTTAATCCTAAAGAAATGAACCGTTTTGAGAGAACGAAGGTAGTGTTTGATAAATGGGAAAAATTGATGGATATAAATAGAAAACAACGTTATAAACAAAGATTACCCCATCAACCTTTATGTGAATTTTTACGTTTAACCACAGAAATTTCGAGGTCAGACTAA